The DNA segment CAATTTTAAGTCAATATATTACAATAACCGAATTAAGGAAGAGTATCAATATCCAACATATAtttagaaaataacaaaacacttAAAGACAACATATGaatataaatattataattaCAATTGTACTCGACGACTTGTCATGTTTTGAAAACGATCAATGATCGCATCATTAGGTACACTTTCAAATACTTCATCCTCTATATAACAAACTAAACAATCATTAAAAAATTCATCACCAATTCTGCTTCGCAAGTCATTTTTAACATACTTCATTGAAGAAAAAGCTCTTTCTACCGTTGCAGTAGCGACAGACAATATCAGacttaacttcacaagaaaataaACAAGTCTCCAAGTCATGTGCAAATTTATTTTAACCAATATCTTTGAAAGATCTCCAAGTCTTTTCAAGGTAGAGAATTCATTGCCCGCCTCTCGCACATAGTCAATATAGATGTCAAGCTCAAAACTAAGATCCTCAAGCATAGAATCAGTGAACTCATTCGGGTAGTATGTAGCAAGTTTCATAATCTTGTCTTTATCATAATTTGCAAAAGAATTATCTGAACTCAAACTAGCCATACCAAGAAGTAGATCAGTATTCACTTCATTGAAACGATTGTTAAGCTCCGAAAGTTACAAATCAATAATAGCATAGAAAACCTCTATACGCAAATGATAAGAATATGTAACACTTGATTTCTTACGCTTTGACTTTCCACGAACATAATTCATATCCATTTCGGGGATCACAATACCATGCTTGACACAAAATAAAGAGACGTCTCTTATCAAAGAATTCCATCTAGAATCTCTCATATCTTGCAATTGTCTCTTTGCGAAACCAACAAGCTTCATTGCACTTACaatatcttgattttttttttgtaaagccATATTTAAATCATATGTAAGTGCCAATACTTTCAACTTTAAATGTAACATATACACAAAGTCATAGGATCTTATGTCATCCACTAGACTTTCTACCATTGATCTCTCATGATAATTTGAGCCATCAATTGCAAGAACTCCAAGTACATGAACAATTGATGAGAATAAACTAATAAAATTACGCACTGTCTTAAAATGAGAACCCCACCAAGTATCACCTACCCTTTGAAGTCCAAGTTCTTGATTTAAACCGCTTCCTGTATGAACTTCACCAAGCACTAGTAGTTCCTCTAATTTTTCTGCTTGATCATCTCGAAGCATCTCCCTACGCTTAAAAGAACCCCCAACaatatttaaaacatttgcaagaATATCAAAAAATTGTTCGGTCttataatatatttttgcaaCAGCTACAAGAGTCAATTGCAATTGATGAGCAAAACAATGTATGCAATATGTTGAAGGAGTATCATTCACAATCaaagttttaagaccattaatTTCTCCCTGCATGTTACTAGCTCCATCATAACCTTGTCCCCGTATTTGAGATTTACTCAATGAATGTTCCAAAAGCAAAGAATAAATTGCTTCTTTTAATGACTTTGCAGATATATCTTTAACATGAACAATGCTAAGGTATCGCTCAATAACTTTACCCTCTTTGTTGACAAAACGTAAAATAAGCGCCATTTATTTCTTATGAGAGACATCCTTAGACTCATCAACCAATATCCCAAAGTAATCCCCATTTAAGTCTTCAACAATTATTTTCAATGTTCTTTCGCACAAGAACTCACAATATCTTTTTGTATATTTGGACAAATCATAATGTCATTTTTTGGAGCATTTTCTTACACAACTTTCTTTACATCATCCTTCTTATTTGCATACCACTTTAAGAGATCCAAGAAGTTGCCTCTTCTTGTAAAAGTTTCACGTTCATCGCGACCACGAAAAGACATTCCTTCTTTCAAAATATACCTTGCAACATCAATTTAGGCATTCAGGAGAACCTGATACTCACTTTTAGTTTTCCCGGATTGCTtatcaaaagatattaaaatagATTGTGCTTGATTCGATAAATCTAGCATCATCTTGAAACACCGATTATGAACACTATTCACTTCACCCACATGTGCGTTAAACCTCTCTATACCTTTATTCCAAGCCTTAAAACCAACTTTTGTAAAAGAATCACTTACTTTTTTTCCATATCCTCCTAtctcatttttaaacaaataacaacataAGCAAAATGCTGCATCGTCTTTAATACTGTATTCTAACCATCCAGAATATGAAGTATTAAACCATTCCGGATTAAAATGACCCAATTTTCCACCaaaatttatttttggaaaaataaaattgtgAGGCCGACAAGGCCCTTTTTGAATGTAATATCTTCTCACTCGGTCACGCAGATTAGGAGGAAAttctgaaatttattttctttcaccAGGATTAGGTTTAAGAAGATtctgatccaatataatatctttGCTTAATGGGTGGGAAGAATTGACATTATCATTAATCACTGGACAGGAAGGAGAACTAGAAGTAGAACTTAAAGAGGTTTGCGGCTTGAAAAATCTCTTGATCATATCGAGTCTCACTAAAATGCCCTACAAATCATAAGACACAAATTAAATATTACAGATGAATATAGGAGAATAATAGTtaagaaatattattttatataatataatataagagAAAAATAGTTATAAAAAAAAAGATGACGGAAGGAGAGGACCTACAATGGATCACTGCTTGTCTTTGATAGGCAacagaagaaaagtcaaaattgaAGAAGAACGAAGGTCGAAGAACCAATGGCTTGCAAAATTGAAGAAGAACGAAACCCtaactctttttttatttatt comes from the Nicotiana tabacum cultivar K326 chromosome 14, ASM71507v2, whole genome shotgun sequence genome and includes:
- the LOC107797216 gene encoding uncharacterized protein LOC107797216; translated protein: MASLSSDNSFANYDKDKIMKLATYYPNEFTDSMLEDLSFELDIYIDYVREAGNEFSTLKRLGDLSKILVKINLHMTWRLVYFLVKLSLILSVATATVERAFSSMKYVKNDLRSRIGDEFFNDCLVCYIEDEVFESVPNDAIIDRFQNMTSRRVQL
- the LOC142169041 gene encoding uncharacterized protein LOC142169041 — protein: MALILRFVNKEGKVIERYLSIVHVKDISAKSLKEAIYSLLLEHSLSKSQIRGQGYDGASNMQGEINGLKTLIVNDTPSTYCIHCFAHQLQLTLVAVAKIYYKTEQFFDILANVLNIVGGSFKRREMLRDDQAEKLEELLVLGEVHTGSGLNQELGLQRVGDTWWGSHFKTVRNFISLFSSIVHVLGVLAIDGSNYHERSMVESLVDDIRSYDFVYMLHLKLKVLALTYDLNMALQKKNQDIVSAMKLVGFAKRQLQDMRDSRWNSLIRDVSLFCVKHGIVIPEMDMNYVRGKSKRKKSSVTYSYHLRIEVFYAIIDL